Below is a genomic region from Sphaeramia orbicularis chromosome 6, fSphaOr1.1, whole genome shotgun sequence.
TTACCCTCATAATTTGACCCTCGTCAAAGTTGATCACATCTTAATGATtcccattttgctgcttccaacacatcaattTCAAGAAGACAAACAATTTTTTTGCTGCCTGTTGTATCCCACCTACTGAAAGATGCCATTATAGTAAAATAATCAGCATTGTCACCACTTCACCTGTCAAAGGTTAGAATATTCTTTCTCATTGGTGCATTTAAGTTTCCGGAGATTTTAATATAAACGTACTTGTTTTTATAACCTCTTGTATTTATCAAAATTATATGTTTTTCAGTTAATAATGACATGCTACAAAGTCTTCTAGCATACATTTCTTTTTTGTTAGTGAAACGTAATCTTGCGTCTACCCATTGTCCTGAATGGCAGACAGTCTACATCCCACTGTAAAACGGTGGCAAATTGCAGAGCACTGCTTGTTTATTGGAGCTGTCTTCCTGTTGCATCAGCATACTGGCTCCGTCTATGTAGTAATTGCATTtaatcaacagtttttttttattattaccggTCTGTCAACAGCCTTTTGTAATTGATGGTAATATCTTGCTCTTCCAGTTTGGAGAGGAAGGAAGACATCTCAATTAGAATAGGAATTTGAGCGATTTACAGAACAATGATTTAGAAGAATCTGCCTACGTCATTCAGatgatatttaattaaaaaaacaactgctTTGCTGTGAGATGTAGAAGGAAGCTGTTACTTTGGTTCTACTGTTATTCATCATTTCTATCAACTTCAGTTTAACAGGTCATCATAAACTATGATCTCATGAACAATATGCGTCCTTAAATACAATGTCCCATAAAATGATGGTATgtgtctctgtttttttgttgttgttcagttatGAAGAACTAGAGCAAATGCAAAACTACAGTGGAGGTGTGACCTTCGAGGGTTACACGCATCAGCCAAATGGTAAGTTTTGTGCTCGTCAAAACCAATTTAACGTTAGAATCTTGATTTAACCACTGAACTATCCTCCAACCTAGCTGATCCTAAGCAGCCACTGATATACACAGGCAACTAGGAAAGCACTCGATAAATTGTCTTAATTCTTTCAAAAGTCGCAGACAAAATGTACAAGCTGAATAAATTCAGCCCAATAAATGAATGTATTCTTTATTTAACTCCATGACCTGTGAAATCATATTTTCCAGGAACTGAACATgtcatgaaattaaataaaaccatttacacTTGAAAGAACATGATTTAACTTCTGCCCTGTCCACGCCAACACAAAGACATGTGCACAGATGTCAGTGCTAGACTATGGTAGAGGGATTCTGCCGTTCCATAAAAACTATCAAGTCTGATCACACTGTAAcaaatctgcaaaacaaatcCTACATGTATGCAGTAAGCACTATTTGAAACTGCACAGTGAATATTAAATAGGTAATGCCAGTGACTGTTTGTCAGATATTCTTTATATTCACTTCAGATACTGCAGTTACAGAATGCAAAACCCCACTGTTTAATCATACAATACAATATTACAGTAATCGCTGACCCCTAACCCTTAGGggcctgagcctattttggctgtttttcagtacttttgattttgcccttatatactatataaacaattGTGTACTAtacctgtgtttttgtttttgttttttttcccaggacaacttcatctatatcgcctgcctattatttttgcactttaacctactatatcaaaacaaaatgccaaaaaacacacaaaaaatataaaatccaatttgaaaaatgtatataatttattgcataaataacacaaagatgcttatcAACCCTTTTCaacgactttaaaagtgaatattggtcccaaatattaggtatttaaaattaaaattggaataaattaaaactacactcaaatatttgacataaaagcatatctttacataggcgttttctcactCCCCCTGTCCTCCTTATATTTAGCAATTTTACCTCAATCAATATCCTCTTCTTCTAAAATGCAGATGTTTTAATGCCATTTCTTTTGAACATAGTGGTCTAGCTCTcataaatgcagtttttaattcAACCAAACTACCTCctttctccttttcttctcttttgtcATCCTCCTTCCATTTCTGTCTTCACTCTGTAGCTGTGGTTAAACCTCCAACCAAATCAGAGGGCACTCCAGCAGACAGACGCAAAACCCTGTATCAGAAGTTCTACAAACAGGTGCAGGAGGAGAGGAAGCCGGCAGATTGTGTGGTCCTGTCTGTCACCAACAAAATCCTGTGAGTATTACAAGAGAAGCGGGAGATGGATGAGGATACAGATTCTGGGAGTGACTGAGTGCTTCTGTTTAGCTTCAGGACACTGAGGGTGGACATACGGAATAAACAGTTCAAGCCTGTTCATGGAGCATTTGGTCCTCGTGTTTATGGCCAAGACTTGAGACTGCAAGTGCTTCTAAGTCCCAGATACTGtggtctttttttaaattattgtttaatttttgttttaccagattggtcccattgagataagggatctctttttcaagggagagcTGGTCAAGACGGCAGCAGCAGTCGCATAATTCCAGTTTTCCAATAAGAAGAGCATTTGCAAACAGAAAAAGCATATACAATAAGTCAAAACGATTCTAAATCAACAGCCTTAAATCCAGAATTTTAATGctctctttaaaatcagtcataaGTGGGGTTAGGTCATTGCATTATTAATTTTGCATGCGTTTATCCATAAAAAGGCAAGACTTGGACGTACTTAATGAGAGTCACAGATGGATATAAATGAACCGTCAAGTCCATTGTTTTATTTGACGTAAACTCTCTGATTGTAGTGCTGCTGggactagggctgggcgatatggccaAAAATGTGAGTACAATAAAAATATTCGTATCAATCAGTATCAATAAAccataattataataaatgtcaagtcattatttcttttcagtttaaAGGCTGATCAGGGTGAAGAAGTCAGTTTGATGGTTATTTGTAGTTTAATTGTTCATAAAATACATAACAAGGTGAAAATGGAATGACATAAAAGATCTAACAACACGTATTGAGGCAAAACCACACCTGTAATCCCTGATTTTGTAATTTAGTGCTTATTTTTAAGgtcttagattagattatataggactttattgatccctcaacAGAGAAATtgactggtcaaggcagcaacagaataaagtgcaagaaaaaatgtgcatgcatgaaGATACTGCAAAATAGTAGTAATAAAACGCTGTAGGatttatagatatttacattagagtAGAATTGCAATGTCAAACAATACAGTCTCTTTCAACATAATCAAAATTATGCCCTTTTACACTCATGCTTAGGGTCACAACATTTTACAAATACATTAatagaacattcaaaatcattatactgataaaatgttcAATATGTAAGCGTGcatgagtaaaattaagtaaaacaacaaacatttgttaAAGCCTTAGCTGAGAATGTGAACCAAATAAACCCACAAGACTATTATTATGGTAATCGTCATAATATAGAATATATTGTGGATATGAAAATTCATATCACTGTTatcattatcgtggtattgttgaaatgtgctcaaaatgttcaaaaagtacttttatacactgaaataatttaaccaagttttattttgaaagaataAGATAAACTaatatgcacaatgtactttctgttggcagaagcattaaaacattaacatgtaaacatcaaacatacaaatacactcGCTGTATAGTTGTGGGTGGTGGTCACAGAGGTGACTCATCAAATTTGAagtgttgcccccccccccccttcccagagactttttttcctgcattttgtGCAGAAAGGTTGACCATCTTCAATTAGTGTCCCCTCAGCATCCttttaaaaatccaaaatacgtCCAGACTTCCGAGTTTgtcctttttgtgtgtgtgtgtgtgtgtgtgtgtgtgaaggggggGGTGTCTCCGGAGCACTGTCCATGCGGGTGTCTTCCACCATATTTTCACAGGCCAAACATTGTAAACTGTCCATGTATGCCTgtagtgctgctgcttctccaggaaatgagcagtatcaccgtgAGTTTTTCAAAGTGCTCTGATTAAACacggttttaatgataattacaatttgaaATGGTCGTACTACTCGTTGGGAATTTGACCGCCGTATATCATTGTATCGacaattgttacatccctaattacacTAACAATAAGGTTTGTTTTATGTCCCAGACTAAGGTGGGACTGAGTTGATTTATTTCTCTTTGATTCATTTTCATGTCACAACCAAAGATGTGGGTGTCCAACAGCTGCACCGTCCACTTTAGCAGGCTGAACAAGCTCACGTACCTCTGTGAGAGGTCACTGAGATAATTGATCATTGAGAAAGTTTGTCTAAATCCATCTACAGTTGGTCTTTGGCATGTGTCAGTGTTTTGCTGCTGTTGTAGAAATAATTACTGTCATAACGACGACTTCGGACAGTGAATTACAGTGATTCTGAGCTGCCGGTTTGGCTCCTGTTCATGTAGTAAGTCTGGTTTTCACAGATGAGGTAATAAAGCAAGGTGGAAAACAATTCCAgtgcagggttctcactagggttttttcacagcgtagggacACCATGTACGCAGCGCGCACCACGCACATGGCACGAGTTTTGTAGGGGGTTCCAGGGGCATCCTCCCCTGGAAAATTAGGGATAATCAGagcggcactcacactacacgcacgcacaggctaaatttagatataattttccacgggtgatcggtccgtttaaataagataaattaattgaagtctcattgtcagccagtgagcgtaaggcaagtgattTTGCTGGgcgggcgtcagacaataccaaggcacacaaaagggtgttgattatattgttctcatttcctgtctgcagcacttTGCGCCAAggcaaaggaatatattttttcaaattcagatctcgttatcattacgctggacgatctctcacacacacacacaaaagcaccactacactggttgaaagacagcgtcgcgggtcaaatctcagcgtcggGGGCCCTGATGTTCAATGATGCTAGCAAGAACCTTGCTAGTGTGTTTTTTAGGGAgtatttcaagtaaaaaaaactgTCACACTCAGCCCACATTTCCCAAAGTACTTACTTCATCAATGAAAGGATTTGTTTCAGGTTTGTACTGGATGTTAAAAGATTACAGATCTATAATAGTGCCAAAATAGTCCATAATAGTGCTATGTTTCAGTAATATCAGCAAAGAGCCATCACACACAGCCTAACCTTCGATTTTCACTGGCAGCAACTGTTGTATCATGTCATGACTCCATCATGGTTTTGCTCCGACCACAGATTTGGtcattcttgtttgtttttttttttggtttgtttttgttttttttcagtacttCATCTGTAGATAAAATGGACCACATAGCTTAatcatttctttttgtttgtaaaagacagcaggacagtaaaaaaaaaatcaaaacaaagtcCATAGACTTATGTGTGACTGCATTTTAGTTGTAAAACCACTGTATATTCATCCTCTTATTCtttaatatgaatattttgaTGATGTTTGTTAATCACATTGATGATGTATGATTTTATGCAATCAGGAGTCGATAGGGGGTGTTTGAAGATTGAAAACTTTTACAGACACAATTATGCAAATCACTGTTTGATAACCAATTAGCCCTCTAATAACACAGAAATGAAGTCAGTGGTGTGTAGTGAACTGAACAGAGGCGCAACAGATTCAAACACTGGACAGTTCAACAAGACTAAACTTTGTTACCCTTGACTTTCACTGCTTCACATCAACTCTGGCCTTGAACATGtcattaaagtgtacctgtactggtcatgcttatgatgttaattgtgctttgtgtattacttaaaagcaagagaggtgcaaattcagtaaaaaatcaccataaatgctccacactggacctttttgtTAAGTGAATTACAGGCGTAGGCAGAACCTATGGGCCCGGAAGTGACATACTCGCATTTATTCTGGGTGattgagtgcgagtaaacaagctgCAGTCAGTaagcaagattgagtggaaagcacgtgtttgagcttgttgtttgtgcagccgtaagctttgaACTCCGCCATTGTCCTAGAAATGCGACGCAGCACTGGCCGATTATGTGTcatcttaggctacattcagactgcaagcagatgtggcccaaatcagatttttttgcccatttgtgacctgtatctgatctgttaaagatagTTTGAAGAGCACTAATCcgatccagaccactttcatatgtggtcctaaatctgattcgtatctgatattttgcagtgcgacttcagtctgaacggccaggtcgcatttatccgacctttacggcattgaaatgcaacaaatgtcacaggagtgttacttccataaacaagtaacagtgtgtgtctgcgtggtcacgtattccgtcaggtcctcttttgtgcatgtgggtcacttcagggtcgcattcagttcacattcaaaactgatagaagtcacatttaatgtgtaataggaACAAGCATACAAAAaagtcggatttcaccaaaaaatccaaattgtgcattaagacctgctgtgtgaacgtagcctttgaCTGGTATCTGCtgcagggtcagtgaccagtccatcacagcccaggtaactGGACAAAATGAGTCTGTGTCAgcactggtgctggaacagctgTGAAGGAGGCAACGtgtctctgaccatgactgactgtcGGAGCAGAGACGTAGCACTcataaagatttccttttcttttttgtcagacaggtggaaaaaagtggacttgcTTTCATTCAGGTTTAGTCTAATCTTTGGTCACATATACATGTTCTTgtttaatgacaaatacaaatagtCACCGCAGCTGTCCCCATTATGCCTGATGTACCTAAGACCAGTAATGAGTCACAAaccaatctttttttgtttttttatatatatatatatatatatcacacacacacacaaaataatatgACAATGCTGCCAGATCTGGGGGAAATTACTGGTAAaacctccagaaaccagagaaaacttgTATGTTTGCATTTTGCTGACACTGAacaacatgagaaaaaaaattgtgattccgATCATGGATCATGATTTTACTTTAAAAGATCATCATATCTTTTGGCCAAATCACCCAGTCCTGTTCTGTAGTCCTTAAAGCTTTGTCCATCATGAAGACAAACTAACAGCAGCAAGGCTTGGGTTAACTTTAGATGAATAGATTGTATTGAgttgaatgtgtgtgtctgtcatattgtGATGGATTTGTGGTCACTAATGGATCTTGGTAGCGTTCCCTGACTTGTTGATATGTTTTCACATTTACTTCTTCTCTTCTGTCAGCTTGTCTTTGCAGTGTCTTCTATAAATTAAAATAGACCAACAGCAATCACACATTGAGCCAAACTACTAAATAAATGCACTTTATTAGCATGTATATTTCTGCATAAGGGCAATGAActcatttaatgcttttttttgtcactaatgacatcaaacacacacacacaccttttgacaaacttttttttattggtCCCTGGTCAATAAAtacacttttattttcatttctattcTACATCACTCATTCTCACTGATATGGACAATGCACTATATTAAATTGGCTGCTATTGTTAGTGATATGTTAAACACATTTAGACATTTCTActtcatttaaaacaaaaatgtggACTCTTGCCAGTTTTCCACCTTGTGCATTAAAACTGGGCAGTGAACGCTGCTCTGAGCTTGTAAATGAGACACCGGTAAAATGACCAGAACAGACTACAATACTGATACATATGACACCCTACCTGTTCTTTAACAGTGGAAAAACATTTCCACTCACTATATGATGCAACATCAAAAACGAGTTAGTGTCACTCTTACAAAAGCAGACACTGCAATTTGCGTGCCTTTACATTAAGTAAcataatttacagtaaaaaaaacacatgaaattttcattttattgcaaaGCATGACAGTTTTTGCGTCAAATTCACCAACTGCCTTTTAATGAACTTTTACATCATATTTCCATTCTTTACACCTGTAAACGTAACATTGACTGTTTTCATGCACATTACGACTATTCTGAAACTGATACATTTCCAAATGAGTTGATCACATGATTAATGAAAATAAGTATTCCACTTACATCATTCTTGTCCATACCCCAGTCAAAAGTCAAACTACTGGTAACAGATGTTGTGCTTTTTGTACTTCACCATCCTCTTTTATCCCTTCAGACACACTCTGAGAAAGGTTAACTTAACACCTCCTCAGATCCTAAAacctgttgggtttttttgtcataatgtttaacagtaggtgtgtttctcCTTCTACCACAGAGGATCTTTTGCTCTACTCCACTGACTGGAAACAGGGTTCATGGGTTACAACTTCCTGTTGTAAAACCCACAAATGACACATATTCTGAAGTATCCTCATAAATCCCCAATATCAGCATTTTCTTTGTCTTACCTGGACAATACTCTTTTTGGGGAAAAGGCcaaattcagaatattcaaatggAATATGCTGCCATATTCCAGATAATCGTAGAATATCAGCGTGTATATGAACGTACTAATCATGTAGGGACTCATCTTataccttacttttttttttttgtcttgcctGTTAATTGAAATTGCAACAATTAAAGCCAACATTCAcactatctgtgtattgcattatCACATAAATAGGACTCATTCTTGCAGCTAGCCTCACTCTGGTTTCAGAAACACAACTGTATGTAAGTttggatgtaatttttttttttttatggtcagtcTGTTTCACTGTGGACATAAAGTCACATCACACTGTCTTAAACACACCTCAGATCACTCTATTAGATCCTACCCTTAACTACACTTCTATTATCATTTGACTTCCATTCAAACCAGGCAGAGATGGCTGAAAATATGCCATTGACTGCAAGATTTTTAAAGTGTGAAACCCAAACACTATTTTATAACTGACTTGTGACTTTACAGTGCATCATCATTTCAAGAACTGATGTTGCAGTAGCTCTACATAAtcttttttggtggttttggttttatCTTGGACTAAAATGTCCTTACATATTCCAAATAACCCTAAATATGAAACGCACCTAAATATTAACATCATTGCACATTATAAACACCTTGGAGATCAAAAACTGTTCCACCCAAAGCATGATATAATTCAATACTTGGTCCTGTCTTTAAGGACTGCACATACAGCATCCACCACACAAACgaaaagttgtgtttttgttggtaAAGCACACCATATAAATCCAGAAATCTCCCTCTGTTCTTCTCAGAGATGTTGGGTCGCTTAATATAGGAATGTCAAGTTAACAAAGTGTTTCTCTTCCTCTCAAAGGGATTACCCCAAATCGCTAGGCCAGTGCTTGCAGGAGCGTGGCCTGTCAGTGGAAATGCTCTACCTTCAGGCGGAGTCGGGCCTGACCCGTGCCCTACAGGATGTCCGATCCGACGGCTCCCCCTTATGTATTCTGGTGGAGCAGACAAACATAGCTCTGTCCTCCTGCACTGTTATCATATTCTCAGAATCCCTCAAAAGTAAGTCCCCTCATTCTTTCAAAGCAGCCACACCACCTCAGTTAAAATGCCACCCCTCCCTTTAAAGTCCAAAGGAGTGTATGTTTTACGCAGACAATTTTAACCCCA
It encodes:
- the LOC115420332 gene encoding uncharacterized protein LOC115420332; its protein translation is MSSWTKSSSGGRRSNSNPNGSSKQRRAFRRSAPYSSREERTDDHKDALDSYEELEQMQNYSGGVTFEGYTHQPNAVVKPPTKSEGTPADRRKTLYQKFYKQVQEERKPADCVVLSVTNKILDYPKSLGQCLQERGLSVEMLYLQAESGLTRALQDVRSDGSPLCILVEQTNIALSSCTVIIFSESLKSKSPHSFKAATPPQLKCHPSL